The DNA segment CACGCCAACAAGCCTGGAAGGAATTAAGCTAACGGAAGGGAAAGTATCTGTTTCCATTCCACCGATGTCTGTGTCTGTCATTAAATTAAGGTAAGGAGTGAGTACGTGTGGCATGTGTGGGGTGCTTACTAAAGGAAGAGATGAAGAATATGTCCATCGAAACACTTGTGAATGAACAACTGGCATATGAAACAGATATTTTAGATGAGAAAGCCTACCAAAAACGCCTCTCCATCTGTGAACAATGCCCATCGCTCCAAACAAACACGACCTGCAAACATTGTGGTTGTTTTGTAGGCTACAGGGCAAAGCTTGCTTATAAGAGCTGTCCATATCCCGGGAAAGATCGTTGGAGTGCACTCGCAGAATGAGATCTGCGAGTGCTTTTTTGATTTATTGCCATTGGATTTCATTGAAGAAGTAACGAGCCAATTGAGCAGAAGGCCACTCTCCAAATTGTTGTGTGCTCGTTGAGTCTATTTGTTCATACATGAAATACGTTTTGTTATGAATTGAATAGAGCTTTAATACACCTGATATTTTATTAATTGGATCGTCAAAGGTGATGGTCTCATCATTCGCTTTTTCTATAGCATCAAAGGTAATCCCATATGTATCTATGAGAAAATCTTCTACTTGATTTAATTCAAGTTTTGAATGCAGTAGGCCGAAACTATAGAATTGCTTGTCGGTTGTATCTAATGAGACCCTCCATTCTGTAAAATCCTTGTGAACGAATTCGTTGATTTCGGATTCCTTAGGAATGTAGGTAGAAAACCGTAATTCCTCATTCTGATACAGTTTAAATGCTTCTGAGACGTATTCATCTAACTGTACAGTTGTAACCATTTCTTTTTCTAAAGGTCGACCATCTTTTGAGACTTCCTCACTAACCTCGAGTACATAAGGTTGATACGCTTTAGGAATGATTTTAGACATAAAGTGATAGGTCTGAGCCCATGTCTCAGGTTGATCTAGAGGGTAATCGGCGAATAATAGGATTTTTTTACCAAATAACTCTGACGCAAAAAGGTCATAAAATCGATCTGTCTCTTGGTTCTCGAATGAATAAAACCATGAATGTTGATCGATTGTAAAACCAAGTCGGTCATGTCGTTGGCCAATCTCCGTATTAACAATATATTTTACTAGGTTTTCATATGGTAATCGAGTTGCGGAAGTGTAGGGGTGTTCTGATAAGAGATTCTCGGCCTCTTGCATGACTGTGTCTTTAGAACTTAAATGATCAAAAATAACAACCGATAGTTCTTCTGAGTTAGGTCCAGTAAAAGTTGTTTTTGTTCCGTCTTTTATATTTTCCTCTCGTATGTTCCAATCAGTAGAAAGAGATACCGTAAACTCGCCGTGGTGGAGACTTTCTGTTTTAGTAACAGAATAATCATAGGTGCCTCTTGGAATAAGCTCTAATGCCCACTCTGTATCAATTTCAACATCTTCTAGAGATGCAGGAACTTCGGCCTCGTCTTCGTTCTCGTCTCCAATTATGATCAGTTGATCCGCTTGCCCAATCGGATTAGGCGCCCCCGTAACTGAAACAAACAGCAACATTGCGACAATTGCTGCGCCAGCTAACGCGAGACCTGCTAACAGATAGGGTTTGTTTTTTCTTGCAGGTGCCCCGTCTATTCCATGTTTAAAGGCCTGAAAGCCTTTTTGATATGTTCGATCAGACATCTCCACATAATCCTGATCAGGTGGTTGTTTGTTCAAAGGTATGTACCTCCATTCCTACGTCTTTTTTGAGCATCAAAAGACCACGTTTTTGTAGGGCTTTAACTGAGTAAATGGTTTTTCCCATGACCGCCGCTGTTTCCTTTAACGAAAAATCTTCGATGTAGCGAAGATATAAGACTGTACGATAAGATAAAGGGAGTTGATTAATCGCGTGATGAAGTTGCTTTGTCTCTTCGTTTCTCATGACGGTTGCTTGTGCACTTTCTTGTTGCTGTTCGCTACCAGGGATAAACCGGGCTAACTGATTTCGGAAATAGGAGCTTCTGTAATAATCAATAATTGCATGACGTGCAATTTTAAAGATCCATGTTTTAAACGAAGCTTGTTTCTTAAATGTTGATAAATGGTTTGCTGCCTTAAAGAAGACGTCTTGAAGCAATTCCTCTGAGTCATGATAATGATTCGTTTGTGAATAAATGTATGAAAATAGCTTTTTCGTATAACGATCATATAAGGTTTGAATGGCTACTTGGTCACCGTTTAAGATTCGTTCTACAAGTTCCTGGTCACTCATATTGACCTCCTCTCTACATATATAGACGAAACCTATTTTAAAAGGAGTCTCGAAAAGGAGAAATTAAATGAAATATAGTTTAAGTGGACTGGCATTAGTACTAGGATTGCTTCTCATTGAGCACCCATTGTTGATTCAATCATATGCGTTTTGGTTTGGGATGGCTTCGCTAGCTGGTCTTGTTTTAAGCAGACCTCTGTGGCGTTCAGTGTTGTTTTTTTATGGAACGCTTTTAGGTATATACAGTCTATTTCATTTATTTATTTTACCGGATGGGATGATTACACCCTTTAGTGTGTATAGTATCCTAGCAATTGCTTCGAGCTTTGAGGTAAAACTAAAAAACAACCTCTTACTCTATGTAAATGGTCTGCTCTTATTTAGTCAGGCACTTCTCACACAAGCGTCGATTTCATTCATTCTTCTTATTCTTACACAGTATAGTCTCTTAGCAATGATTCTTCTAACTATTAAAAAATTATTGATAGCCAATGATGAGGCGAAGCATGAAAAGCAAACGCATGTAATGGAGTATCGTTCACTGAGTAGGCAGCTCAGAGAACAGGAGCTTAACACAGCGGCAAAGGAGCGGAACCGGATTGCACGTGACCTTCATGATTCTGTTGGTCATCAGCTAACAGCTTTGATGATGCAGCTTCAGGTTGTCGAGTTACAGCTTCAATCGATGCCAGAGCAGCAGGCTCTAGTTAAACAAACAAAGGATTTAGCGAGAAATAGCTTACAGGAAATGCGTGAATCCGTTCAGGCACTCCAGCAGGATTCGGCTAAAGGTCTGGATGCTGTGATTCAGTTAATTCGAAAGCTTGAAGCAGAGAGCCATGTTCGCATTCAGCT comes from the Alkalihalobacillus sp. FSL W8-0930 genome and includes:
- a CDS encoding DUF6171 family protein, producing the protein MACVGCLLKEEMKNMSIETLVNEQLAYETDILDEKAYQKRLSICEQCPSLQTNTTCKHCGCFVGYRAKLAYKSCPYPGKDRWSALAE
- a CDS encoding histidine kinase — encoded protein: MKYSLSGLALVLGLLLIEHPLLIQSYAFWFGMASLAGLVLSRPLWRSVLFFYGTLLGIYSLFHLFILPDGMITPFSVYSILAIASSFEVKLKNNLLLYVNGLLLFSQALLTQASISFILLILTQYSLLAMILLTIKKLLIANDEAKHEKQTHVMEYRSLSRQLREQELNTAAKERNRIARDLHDSVGHQLTALMMQLQVVELQLQSMPEQQALVKQTKDLARNSLQEMRESVQALQQDSAKGLDAVIQLIRKLEAESHVRIQLVTKPGAMSVKLTDDQSVAVYRFIQEGLTNAMRHAYSREVDVTLEVVGEHSYALTMSNRVHNESRVEEGFGLRNLRTRFTALRGRFESGIRRDQFIIEAIFPMTEQTKE
- a CDS encoding RNA polymerase sigma factor, with protein sequence MSDQELVERILNGDQVAIQTLYDRYTKKLFSYIYSQTNHYHDSEELLQDVFFKAANHLSTFKKQASFKTWIFKIARHAIIDYYRSSYFRNQLARFIPGSEQQQESAQATVMRNEETKQLHHAINQLPLSYRTVLYLRYIEDFSLKETAAVMGKTIYSVKALQKRGLLMLKKDVGMEVHTFEQTTT